AACCTGATGGTGAGTAGTAAACTTGCccatgtgctcagtgtgtgtggacTAAAAGGTATGTGCCCGCTAGGGGGCAGAACAGTGCCGCAACATCCGCGGTTGGAACAGCAGCCAGTCCTTAAAGTTACTACGGTTACAGAAGATACAAAATGACTGACAGACAAAAACTCACACATCTCATTTCTCTTGCAGAACTCAGGCAACCTGGGATGTGCTGTGCTCGGGCCCACGTGCACGTACGCCACACACCAAATGGTGGAGTAAGTTGTGGTCAAGATGAATATGATGTCGAGATGAATATGATGAAACACTGTTTACATCTCCACTGCATTAACACGTGTATAAATGTGACAGCATCTCCATTAGAATGtcgttctctgtctctctcactgtctcttacccttttctctgtgtgttctctctctctctccgtcagttTGGAAAAAGGCCTGAGGCTCCGTACACCCATCATCTCCGCCGGAAGCTTCGGCCTCTCCTGCGACTACACCCTCAACCTGCAGCGCCTGCTGCCGCCGGCACGCAAGATCTCCGACTTCTTCATTCACTTCTGGAAGGAGAACAACAAGATCAAACCCGAGTGGATGACAGCCTACGTGTACAAGAAGCAGAGCAACACCGAGGACTGCTTTTGGTGAGTCACCGAGGGGGCGTCTTCGAAGAATGACCCCACTTTTAGTGAGGGGACGTACAGTCACTTCATAAAATAATCAAGCATGAATAGTAAATAATCTGATGGAATTCATTTCAACTTCTCGATACTGAACATGAGCAGCTAGAAACTCTTCGATTTGATAATGTTGACGGTGGCGTCTGGCCTGCAGTGTGTatgaggaagagaggcaggTATGGCCTGTGTGTATAAGTAAAAACTAAACATTGGTATGACTGTTGGTTACTTCAGCAacttagtatatatatatatatataagtgattttcttttacaggtATATAAATGCACTGGATGCAGACTCAAGCAACTTTTCCCAAAACATTACGAGGACGGTGCTCCGCAAACCAGAAGACCTGAATGAAGTCCTTAAATCACCAAAAAACAGGACAAGCAACTGTAGGTTTTTTGTTAAACGTTAAATGATTATAGAAGGATAGAGGGTTACTGAATTAGATTTGTTGAAATGTactcacacacagtgtttgtgcGCAGTCAGACTTTTGTACACACTGTCAATTTCCTCATGGCTGTATTAGGTGTCAATTGAGTAAATGAGTGATAGTGgaatttttatgaaaaaccaaccccccccccccccccccccccccaaaaaaaaataaataaacagcagacacacacacatcaaacaccaAAAGATAGAAGTTAATGTGCTGCTCAGTTACACGATAGATTCTGCCTAACTTGAATGCACCTCAACGTTCTATGCCGTCAGGTTTGGATCGAGAGAGTGTATACTTTCATAAATCATTCCTAAGTTTGACTTTCATTGGCTGATAATGACAACTTTCCCACTTTTCAACCTTTAAGGTAAAACCTAGATAGACAAAGAACTACTTCTGTCTCAACCACCACTGGCACACGTCATCATTGTCGTGGAgttttcctctgtcctccctgagaaactcttaagacgagtcttctcaggcaccaagcaagctcatcttatctatggcaagccgaaacaatcacagagcagctgacgtctcactcgaggtgtcatagtcgcagggagatgacgacattactctaaactaaatacactacagagactggGGGTgggcagactgtcttgggacgccgaacactgtggaCCTCTTGATCTGTGTAGTGAACGGGAAGTCTCCTCgatattgagctcttataataaatatacTTCTGTTTAAGACATCCAcgtttttctgtcttcctgaatcagcatccactccatcaattattccgtTTCAATCGTCACTCTTGTTCCAGGTTGATGCAGCCATTAAAATAAAAGGGTACTTTGGGTTTGGTATTCACTTTGTGTCAAGGTTGAATCGGGGCAAGAGAGTTGACTCACCTCCATGGCCACCAAAGCTATGGTTGCGATCAGTCTGTGGTGTTaccttttctgttttgcagtgttcatcatgtgtgGATCGCCAATGGACGTGCTGGAGGTGAAACTTCGCTCCCCAGCGGCAGACAGCAGCGATAATCTCTTCATCCTTATTGATCTTTTCAAGTCAGTGctctttattgatttaatcTCTGTTTCCATTGGTAGCTCCCAGTTGTCTTCATATTTCCTGttgtcttcatctctttttttcccctggcacTTTCTGTATAATGTCTGTTTGTCTGgatggatcacacacacacacacacacccacacacacacacacacacacacacacacacacaccctgaccgACCCTTTTAGAGTGTCTCTCCTGCCTTTTCACAGTGATGAATACTACAAGAACACAACATCCCTGCCGTCCATGAAGAACGTGCTGGTGCTGACGATGCCTAACACCCGGAGCTACACCATCAACACGGACCTTAAAGACAACAACACGGTGAGGACTCAGGGTCACCAAAAATCGGACAAATCTGACAATCTGAAATCTGTGTAATGTTGCTGTAGTGTTGCTTCATTGATGTAGTGTCATTGTTTTGCATCACTGCGGCCTGGTGGATCGGAGTGGAACAGCTTCTTGTAGCCAATGGACAATAAACCCTCAACCTCCCCTGGTCCCTATCAacctgttcctctctccctctgcagatgAATGACTACATGGCTGCGTACCATGACTCGGTGATTCTGATAGGCAAGGTGATGAGGGAGATTGTGGAAAAACCTCATTGGGAGAttcagcagatggagtttgtCAACGTGAATTACTTCAGGAACACCACCTTTAATGGTaggaagggaggaggtgggagaaggagaaagctACATGAATCTTAACATCTGATGCGCGTGACTCTCTCGGCGGCAGTCACAATGGGAGATTGTATCTCTTAAAAATAGAgaatacaatttcttttttggtcaaaacattttaaacttaTCAATTGAGAATTGAACAACAGTTCAAGTTGAATTTGATAAAGTTGAATTGAAACTGCTGACCGAGACCCCCAAATTCCCATGAAATGACTGACGACACGACCTCAGTGACCTCTGACTGACGGCCGTCGATGACGACTGTGAGGTCTCACAGTAGGAGGCTGTCGACTGCCCCTGTGTCTTTCACTGACATGATGTGGAGACGGGGTGTTATAGCCTGCAGGCTGCAGCTGGATATGGCGTGTTAACTGCATTTTTGTTATAGTTTTAGTTATTGATCTTGTTTTAGATTCATAGTTTGGATTTATGACTCTGTAttccttgtttttaaaactgaaaagcCCTTTGTAGCTGCGTTTTCTTGAATTAAGTTGCTGCTTGCCATATGCCTGTGTCTGATGACGTCTCTGTGATTTTCGGCTCAGGATCTGCTGGAATCTACAAGCTGGACAAGTATGGGGACAGAGATGTGAACCTCACAATCATTTACACCACTACTGACAACAAGGTGCTTTTGTTCTCCTGAGTCTGCCACATAGCAGTGGttacattgagaaaaaaaaaccccactcacTCTTCTTGAAGAATTGCAATGTTGTCATCCTCCTGTAACGTGTCATTTGCTCCTGTCGTGTGATTCTCAGTACAGCATTTTATTCACATTCGACACTGAGCACAACCAAACCACAGTCGTGGAGACACAACCCTCCTTCATCTGGGGACACAGACTTCCTGATTTTAGTCCAGATAGCGGTATGgctacgcacgcacgcacacacgcacacacacacacacacacacgcacacgcacacacaaacacacacacacacacacacacacacatatgcacaacACTTTTAACCCATTTAACAGGAAGAACTTTACTTGAACGTTTACTCCATACGACTTCACATCCTTTCCTGTTCTTCTGAATGTACATTGCTCTGGTTGAATGAGCATCTATTACATGCgacacttttgtttgttttgtttgttcttcatcCGCACGCCTTCAGGGATAGCCTCTCATGACATCGTGGTCATAGTGTTGGCTGTCACAGTGGTCGTTGTGGCCACCATCGCCTTCATCTTCTACAGGTGGGTAATAGCTATCATGGAGAGCAACAAAGCGAACCCTACTCTCTGATAAAATGAGATCAAATACTGTGAGATAAAATAAGCCCAGAAGCAAGATTTCAATGACGCATGATGTGCACACAGTTTCTTCACATCAACACCAAATGTGAACTACAAAAACAGTTTACGTTTGAGATAATATTGGATTTATTTCAGCCTCTGTACAAGAAGAAGTTGCCGCTGTGGTGGTTTTCTCCCTCTCGCTAAATTTCCacacatctgcatgtgttttcttgGCCATTTCTCCCCGCATGTAGACAGAACAGGACGGAACGCCTGCACAGGAAGCGCTGGTCACACATCCACTCTTATCTCATCACTTTGCTGGAGTCAAATGAACTCAACGTCGTCTCTCTGAAGGTAAACGACGTGTGAGCCTCTGGGCATGAACATACTAGAGTGCacatgaaaaatagaaaaaggagTTTGTACACTGGACTCTGTCAAAATATCCTTCATCTGCCCACGATCAGATTgaagatgaggggaaaaaaaagaatttcaagATCCGCCGCGCATTCTATGACAAGAAGGTCAGCTGGACACTGCAGCTTCTTTCAAATGAATCATCAAAACTGTTGCCCTGTGCTCAAACCGTACAGTAGATCTAACGTGGTCGGTGGTGCGGCGATATTTTTTCAGGTTGTGATTCTGAAGGAGCTGAAACACTCGGATGGGAACTTCAGCGAAACCCAGAGGATAGAGCTTAATGCGGtaggggacacacacacacacacacacacacacacacacacacacacacgcacacacagaatctGTCCTCTTTGCTAATATTTGTCCCAGTTTGCCAATGTGCCATGTCGTTTTTGCCTCTgccttcctctgcagctcctgcaaaTCGACTATGACACCCTCACAAAGTTTTATGGGACAGTGAAGTTTGATCAGGGCGTGTTCGGGGTGTTCGAGTATGTGGAGCGGGGTTCGCTCAGGGTACGTACGGCACGTTCACATCCAGCTCAAGTCCAGTTCAGGTTGCCCATATCAAATTACTATTTTGACTGACCAGAATATCAGCAGCTTTAGCACAGAGCAAGGAACAGAAGTTTTAATATCAGTGCGAAATACATGAAATCtactgtgtgacacacacacacacacacacacacacacacacacacacaaatgcccTCTGTTCCTGTCTTCTTCCAGTATGTGCTCAATGACAAGATTTCATACCCAGAGGAGACCTTCATGGACTGGGAGTTCAAGATCTCCATCATGTACGATATCGCCAAGGTGAGACagaatgtgggggggggggggggttcacaatATCCTCTGGAGGTTTGTGTGACTGAGGAGGGTACACTCACAGTTTGCCTGGAGACGACTCACCGTCACGTGTATCAGACACAGAGAACAGGAACCATATGCAACACAGCAGCATCGGGTGACGTatttggataaaaaaacaaacatcataacACACATCCAATTCATTTATGTAGTCAGTGACTTATAACCTGCGGCTACTTTCCTAAACCTGAACATGGGCAGTTTTACTGCTTCGTAAAGGTGTGgctcaacattttgggaaaatacacaaatacacgtAGGTTGTTGTGGATCgtttttacatttcatcttCTGAGCAAAACCTCGAGTTGGTTTCCCACAGCGCCAAAGTTCTACTCTTCAAATAAAAGCCCCTATGCTAAACACAGTctaattcaaaaatatgttACACAACAAAGTGTACTTCTTTTATTTGGTTGTTCCGTAACACAAGTTCTCCAGGTCACTTATAGATTTAAGTATTCAGGGAACGCAGAAAGTCAAtatactaaaataaaaaaaaccttccccaACACTTCATACAGCACTTGATCTAAGCTGTGGGGTGTTCATGAGGTTCACAAACAGAAGCTTATTTGAATGATAAACTACTTCCCCGTGGCTGCCAGTAGTGGTCAGTAAGGGTCACACATGACTTATTGCCTtctttatttactgtaaatctcATTGCCCCCGCAGCATGCGTCTGCTCCGGCCTCactgttgttctggtgtgtgaaTGTTCTGTGCAGGGCATGTCCTACCTCCACACCAGCGACATCCAGGTGCACGGTCGCCTCAAGTCCACCAACTGTGTGGTGGACAACCGCATGGTGGTGAAGATCACGGACTTTGGCTGCAACAGCTTCCTCAGCCCCGGCAAAGGTACAGCCTGTCCTGGCTCACTGAGGTATTAGTCATTCCTCACCTTTCttacactctcctctcctcttcctcctgtcagACTTGTGGACGGCTCCGGAGCATCTGCGGAAAGACGGCACGTCTCAGAAGGGAGACGTCTACAGCTTTGGCATCATCTCTCAGGAGATTGTTCTCAGAAAGAGCACCTTCTACACCGAGGGCTGCTCCGACCGAGCAGGtgcaacacacactgacacaaccaCTGGCCCCAAAAGCTAATGGACAAAATTATCAAGGACACTAATGTATCTAACAGGCCAAAATAATTGTGGCCCATCAGTGAGGGTACCACATACACTATGATGACAAACAGTAGTGTATGGATTCTTATGATTCATATTATGAAGAGGGGGATTCATGTCCGTCTGTTTCCTAACAGAAAAGCTGACCAGGGTCAAAATGTCCTACTTCAGGCCGGATCTTAATTTTGAGACGGCTTCAGAGAAAGAAGCAGAGGTGAGCCGTTGACATTTGCGTGGCCTCTCGGTCTGGGCTCGTGCTCCTGTGcgttgtctgtttttgtctctaaAGCGCCGCGTCTCGTCTCATAGGTTTACTCGCTCATAAAAAGTTGTTGGGATGAGGATCCCGAAAAAAGACCTGACTTCAAGAGGGTCGAAAACTGCCTGGGCAAAATCATCAGGtaatttctgtcttttgctCAGTGTACGTGATCACACATTTGTGGCTACTTTGAGAGAACGTGAAtggttttttcccctctctttcccccctcgtcctccAGTAACATCCATAACCAGGACAATGAGAGCTACATGGATAATATGATCAGGCGGCTGCAGATGTACTCCAGGAACCTGGAGCACCTGGTGGAAGAGAGAACAGTTCTCTACAAAGCCGAGAGGGACAGGGCTGACTGCCTCAACTTCATGCTGCTTCCTGGGTACCTAGTTTTTGTACCGTGACCTGAGAGCACAGATGCAGAAATCATACCTGTAGCCCTGGCAGAGAACTGGTTTTGGTGTTTGAATGCACACAGAGACGCCAACAGCAGCTTAAAGTAGTGGAAAAAGTTGAAATGGCTAGTTTCTAGTGATAGTTAAACAGTATTACATTCACTTTTATACCATCGATAGTTAGTACAATAGTGCTACTTGGAAGAAATTAAGATCGGGTTGAGCCAAATGAACTGGCATGAAGGTAAAGGCGGATCATCCTGTTTCGTCTGTCGCCCGTACAGCCCAGTGGTGAAAAGCCTGAAGGAGTCCGGCGTGGTGGAGCCCGAGCTGTACGAGGAGGTGACCATATACTTCAGTGACATCGTCGGTTTCACCACTCTGTGCCAGTACAGCACGCCGATGGAAGTTGTGGACATGCTCAACGACATCTACAAGGGCTTCGACAGCATCGTCGACCACCACGACGTGTACAAGGTACCGCCGCGGGTGCAACCCAATCGGCAGGTAGGCAGACAGACATACGCAGGAGGCCCGCCAGACGTCAGCGTTTTTCTCCGTCCGTCCTCAGGTGGAGACGATCGGCGACGCCTACATGGTGACCTCCGGGCTGCCGAAGAGGAATGGCAACAGGCACGCGGTGGATATCTGCTGCATGGCGCTGGACATCTTGGCGTTCATGGGAAACTTCCAGCTACGACACCTGCCTGGCATCCCCGTGTGGATACGCATCGGCATACATTCTGGTAGACTACACCATTGTGATCATTTCAAATTCTTCCAACAAAATACCTTTTCATTGTTTGTAAGAGGAACTGAACGCTCAATAGCTGGAGGACTTGATATTGACATGAAAACTGGGTATTTGCACCGGTCTGTTGTTCTAAGTGTGAGGTCACTGTCGGTCAAGGGCCTTCTTTCCCCCAAAACCTTTGCTCAATTTGTTCACTCCCATTTCATCTTTCCACAAATTTCGGCTACAGTTGTAGGCTGCAACTGACCGaatacttacttacttactctgagggtgtgtgtgtgtgtgtgtgtgtgtgtgtgtgtgtgtgtgtgtgtccaggtccCTGTGCAGCAGGAGTTGTGGGGATGAAGATGCCCAGATATTGTTTATTCGGGGACACGGTCAACACGGCGTCTCGCATGGAGTCTACAGGACACCGTGAGTGAAGtcatacagagagagacattcaATCAGCTGAGCGACTTACGCTGACGTTCATGCAGCCAGCTACTCTTCTCGAGTTGTGTTAGTGTTGCACTGCACATTGCCCGAGTGCAACTGCAGAGGCTCTCAATCAACCTAATGAAATAAACCGACCGCGGCTCAGCCTGGCGTTTTATCTTGTAATGTCCTCCAGCTCTACGGATCCACGTCAGTCAACCGACTATAGATATCCTGCAGAGGACGGACTGCAAGTTCGAGTACGAGATCAGAGGAGAAACCTACCTGAAGGTAAAGATCCATTCATTGACTTCACtcaaatgtcagtgttttgaaataggttttccaaaaaaaaacgcACATTCTATTGGAGGACAGGAGTGTGGATGTCTGATGACTTCACCGCCTCACATTAATGTCAATAATcagaaatctgtgtgtgtgtgtgtgtgtgtgtgtgtgtgtgtgtgtgtgtgtttgtgtcgtttTTCTAAGGGTAAGGGCACAGAGACAACATACTGGTTAACGGGTGAAACCGGAGAAGACTACGACCTCCCAACTCCCCCCACAACGTAAGTGAACACTCGGACTGTGGAGACAAAAATGCATGTTCAAACGGGGGTTTTGCACCAGGACTGTGCAGTGACGTGTACGGATTAAACAAACGGGACATGACGTGTTTATTAGTGAGTTTAAGACGttgagccaggctagctgtttcccaaGTCCCAGACTAACAGGTAGCTGATGTTTGCTTTATATTAATTGATATTAAAGTCGTATTAATCTTCTCAACTAACACTTTCCAAAATGCtgaactgctcctttaacaGGGTTGTGTTCACTTTGTACGAAATGAACCTAAAGAGGCAACGGCCAACTTTCGTGCCCCTGGCTGGTCCAGGACATGTAGACTTAGAATTTTATATTGACACATGTATTGGAATGGTTCCGCCCTGCGTTTAATGTTCTGGTTCCTGCTTATCCAGAGAGAACTTCCAGCGGCTCCAGCAAGACCTCGCCCACATGATCTTGACGTGTCTGGAGCGCCGCTCTCAGCCGTCCATCCGGAGGAAGAAGCCAACCCGGTGtccgggggaggaggaggacgacgacagGGATCAAGACTCAGAGGTGGAGTCTGAGAGGCAGCATCCCGAGTACCTGCATCTGGCCACCGTCGATAACACCCTCAGCACCTTCCTGTAGGACAGAGCTGACTGGGTGCAGGAAAGAGGGAAGAACTGTAGCACTGTCCACAGATgtaaaacacatactgtacatgtacaaatGAATGTACCAAACAACAAGCTTTGTGTACAAACTGGACGGTCTCAGTGAGGACGTAGATGTCATTAGGTCCTCtcatttttggtttgtgttcCATGAGATGGACGAGGATGTGAGAGatgcttgtttgtttatatttcagGACGTATTTCTGATTTGCAGCGGGCATGACTTTGAATTTCCTACATATTACTTGCTTTTTGTGCTCCTTGGCTTAAAGTGCAGCTGCAGATGGGAAGACAACAGGGAGTCCTCAGAAACGCAACCTGCTCGGCTGCTACATTCCAGAAGACCACATTCATGCCATGTTCTTATACGTATGGACCGTTCCTCTGCATATCTTGGTCATGTCCAGTAATTAATCATTTATCTAAATATGTAATTGACTTATTGCTTGGTCTAAAACGAGGTCATAGTGAGCCCAAAAGATATTTGGAATGATGTATGTCCTGTTCAGTGCTCAGTATAATGAAGGCTGCAGCACATCGAATTCAAGGACTTTCCAGCCCAAGTTCAAGGACCCATCATGGCATAGTTAAGACCAGATCAAAGTTAATTACTGTTACAATACAAGTAATCTTTATAATGACAAGTAGCCAACTTTACAGGAGCTCACAGACTATTAAAACAGCACAGCAAAAACAATATATAGTGTAAGTTTAGTGGCAGAGAAAGAGTATATTTATGAATTAAAGAGCCCGGAGACAGTGGGAGACACATCTGCAGTCACAGTGACACAAAGCCactattaaattatatttaaaaaaatatttaaaggcCAAAAACTTCAAATGGCCCACGTCCATCATTACAAATTCAACTAAGGAAGTCCAGGGAGGAATCCACTGAACTGGCTGTTCTCGAATGTCGGCTTTGATATTCTATAGAAAGTGGTAGATACCTGCGTACAATGTGTAGTTATCATGATCATTATGGTAATGTCTGCTTCCCACAAATACACAAGATTGTCAAATCAGCATTTTAACCCAATgacaaagttttatttttgttgagaATGGTGACATTCATTTAcaataagtaaaaaaagaaaaggaaatgactTTCCGTCACATTGTTGAATATGTATGTTGCTCAGTAcagttgaattaaaaagaaaacagagttTCTTGAAAGTCTGTACAGTTTATCTGAGGCCTTGCAACCCCTTTGTCACATTGTTCTGATTTATGTGTTCGGATATGACAGCATATGGACAGCAGAAAGCTGAGACTCCAGCATCAGATAAACATGGTTTTGTTTAGTTAAAGATTAATAAAAGAGGACTGCTATACAGACTTGGACAAACTAAATACCTTGTGAAAACAAACTTTTGTACAGCAGAAACCAATCAACAAATAGTGTAAAAATGAATAAGGTCAGTGTGAATCCAATAAACCAAACAAGGTCACTGGATGTGCAAACtgaaatttataaaaatgagtTAAGGAGAATACACTTTAGTTGATAGGAAAACTCTGAACTCTATTCCTGTTTAACAGCATTTATGTGAACTAAGACCAAAATGTATTCAAGTCTGATGGAAGTTTTTCTAATTATTGTTGAAGATCAGGTCaatgaaacacacagatgaTATCACACCCCCACCCCTAAAAAAGTCTTAAGCCCAAATTCTTTTTAATGtgtagcattaaaaaaaacatatcaagaataaattaaacagaaatgtaCGAAAGAAAAAGGCTGACGTTTTATACAAAACAGCTAAAACCCTTCAACAAGAGCTGCTTTAAACAACATTACCTCAAGCATGCCGCttcatgttcagtgtgtgtacTTTCTTTATCGCTGTACGAAATTAAATTCTAGCAATAGTGCTGGAAAAAAGTGAACTGGACCCTAAGAGAAATGGTAAAATACCAATTTTGTGACGTAAATATTAAAtcagcagtttaaaaaacaacaactgaaaaacaTGATCATTATCTTTAGAGATGCCCAGCTTTGCTGCTTGAAATCAAGGCACCGAATGATCCAAGTTACAAACGAAGCTGaagtaataaaacaataacataacTATCTCGTTCAGTCTTATCCCTCCTGCTaatgtctttgttgtgattATCATAAGCACAGTGACCAACTGTATCTTCACTATTCTAACGTGTATTGTATTCTCCAAATCCACCCAGTTAGGTATTGCAAGGATCCTATAGGTCCTTATCTGTTTCTATTTCATGCAATAAATGGACAAGACACTCTTTgccttttgcacacacacacacacacatacacaatattTTACTTACGGcctatttttttcccagattgATTTGTCAAAATGTTACTTAAAAAAGGTTGCCAACTATGATCTTAATTCTCTTTTGTCTCACACTCTTAACTGCTTATTGCCCTGAAGTATATCTGTGTTCCCTGTATGTTGTGGGTCAGTCAGTGTTACACAGGAGCTAAACAGCAATAGGCGTCAGACATGACGCTGTCAGCCAACACAACGTGGCAGCAGAATTAATCTATTGGTGGTCGAAGTAAAGCTCAGTGAGTGGAGCCAACGAGCT
This Scophthalmus maximus strain ysfricsl-2021 chromosome 16, ASM2237912v1, whole genome shotgun sequence DNA region includes the following protein-coding sequences:
- the gucy2cb gene encoding guanylyl cyclase C, with translation MYPGGLWLCLCALLGILAAPCWGVRQCLIGTTINVILLEDKESPWSLKFVRGEILKAIATESAVNTAQGVAFNLTANFGGFNTTFYRHAGCRSSACEGVDELKNLMNSGNLGCAVLGPTCTYATHQMVDLEKGLRLRTPIISAGSFGLSCDYTLNLQRLLPPARKISDFFIHFWKENNKIKPEWMTAYVYKKQSNTEDCFWYINALDADSSNFSQNITRTVLRKPEDLNEVLKSPKNRTSNLFIMCGSPMDVLEVKLRSPAADSSDNLFILIDLFNDEYYKNTTSLPSMKNVLVLTMPNTRSYTINTDLKDNNTMNDYMAAYHDSVILIGKVMREIVEKPHWEIQQMEFVNVNYFRNTTFNGSAGIYKLDKYGDRDVNLTIIYTTTDNKYSILFTFDTEHNQTTVVETQPSFIWGHRLPDFSPDSGIASHDIVVIVLAVTVVVVATIAFIFYRQNRTERLHRKRWSHIHSYLITLLESNELNVVSLKIEDEGKKKNFKIRRAFYDKKVVILKELKHSDGNFSETQRIELNALLQIDYDTLTKFYGTVKFDQGVFGVFEYVERGSLRYVLNDKISYPEETFMDWEFKISIMYDIAKGMSYLHTSDIQVHGRLKSTNCVVDNRMVVKITDFGCNSFLSPGKDLWTAPEHLRKDGTSQKGDVYSFGIISQEIVLRKSTFYTEGCSDRAEKLTRVKMSYFRPDLNFETASEKEAEVYSLIKSCWDEDPEKRPDFKRVENCLGKIISNIHNQDNESYMDNMIRRLQMYSRNLEHLVEERTVLYKAERDRADCLNFMLLPGPVVKSLKESGVVEPELYEEVTIYFSDIVGFTTLCQYSTPMEVVDMLNDIYKGFDSIVDHHDVYKVETIGDAYMVTSGLPKRNGNRHAVDICCMALDILAFMGNFQLRHLPGIPVWIRIGIHSGPCAAGVVGMKMPRYCLFGDTVNTASRMESTGHPLRIHVSQPTIDILQRTDCKFEYEIRGETYLKGKGTETTYWLTGETGEDYDLPTPPTTENFQRLQQDLAHMILTCLERRSQPSIRRKKPTRCPGEEEDDDRDQDSEVESERQHPEYLHLATVDNTLSTFL